The Thiorhodovibrio frisius genome segment TGAGGGTTCAGAACGGCATCGGATCATCAAAGCCGAACAGATCCAACTGCTCGCCCGGTTCCTCCCCAACAAACCACGTCTGTAACTGATGGTGGTAACGCGCCTCGACGAGGTGGGTCAGCTCGCACAGCAAGGTATAGACCGCTGCCGCCTGCTCCCCAGTCCAATGGCTTGGCAAGGTCACGGACAAGGATTCCGATTCGTGCCGCGCACTCATGGCCCCACCTCCTCACGTGCCAGCTGCACGTGATCAATGCTCACCGTGCGCGCCTTCTCGCTCGCCGCGCTGATCAACGCATAATGCGCCAGCCGATTGAGCTTGCGTGGCATCCCCTGAGTCGCCTGAAACAAAGCCTCCACCGCCGCCGGCTCGAACACCTCAAGCTCACATCCCGCCAAGCGCAGGCGATGGGTCAAATACCCAGGCACCTCCTCGCGCGTCAGGCCGCTCAAGTGATGACGCACCACAACGCGCTGCGCCAACGACTCATGCACCGCCATCGCCAAGCGCCGGCGCAACTCCGTCAGTCCCACCAGCAGTAGACACAAGCGATTCTCCGCATCCATGCGGTAATTGGTCAGCAAGCGCAAATCCTCCAAGACATCATTGCGCAAGTGATGCGCCTCATCGACGATCAGCACCGGGCACTGCCTCGCCTCCAGGGTCAAACGCGAAATCTCCGTGCGAATCACCCGAAAGGCCGCCGCGCGATTGCGCTCCGTCGGCAGTCCCAACTCCCAGGCCACCGACTTGTACATATCCATCACATTACCCGTCGAGAGCGGCACATAGAACACCCGATACAAGCCCGGATGCAGCTCCGCCGCCACCTTGCGGCACACCGTGGTTTTCCCCGATCCCGCCTCGCCGGTGACCAGGCCAATGCCGCGCAACTCGAGCAAGTGCTTCAACCGCGCCTCGGCCTCGGCCAGGGAACTGGAGGCAAAGAGCGCATCCGGCTCCGGCGTGACATCAAAGGGAAAAGCCGTGAGTGCGAAATGCTTCTGATACATCAGCGCACCTCCCCGTCATCGGGTAGCTCACGCAGGCGCAGCGCCGAGGGCGCTGGCTCCGCCGCCGGGGTGTCGCTGTGCAGGGTCGAGGACGGACGCTCACGACGGACAAAACAATTGGCATAGGTCTGCACCGGACGCGCCACTTCGATGCGTTTGCCGTGATGGCACACCTGCACCCCACGCTCCGGCGGCGCCTCGGGATCGAAGCGCAAGGTCACCGTCTCTCCCACCAAGAGCGCATCGACCTCATAGACCACCCCGTTGAGACTCACGGTACGATCCTTCTGCACCTTGCGCTGGGCCTCGAACAAAAACACATCGGCCAGATCCAAGGACGGCTCGGGATAACGCAGCGCCTCGGCGCTTTGCGCCCACCGCTCCAGCGGTGTGAGCCCCTCCAGGGCGCGATGGGGACTGAGGTGATACTCCCCCTCGACCCAGGTCGCCAGCCGGCGATTGAGCGCCTCCAGGCTGGCGGTATCCTCCGAGGTCAGCCGGGTGAGCAACTGCGCCCGTACCGTCTTGAACCAACGCTCGATCTTGCCCTTGCCCTGAGGGCGATAGGGACGGGCGTGAATCAAGGCGATCCCCAGCTTGGCGCACACCAGCGCCAACTGCTGGGAGCGGTAATTGGCGCCATTGTCGACATACAGCCGAGCCGGCAGCCCGCGCTTGGCCACCGCCGTTTTCAGCACCGGCAAGAACGCCCGCGTATTCTCCGAAAGCGCGAAGGCCGCATGCGGGATCACCCGGGTGGCGTCATCGATGAAGGCGATCAAATAGGTCTTGCGCTTCACTCGCCCGCCCACCACCACGCTGGGGCCGTGCATCACATCGCTCATCCACAGCTCCCCGGCCTGGGCAAAGGCGAAACGGCGCCGGTCCTGATCGACCGGCGTCTCCTTGGGTGGCTCCATCAACCCATGGCGGGCGAGCAGCCGATGCACGGTCGAGGGCGGCAGGGGCAGTGCCTCGGGCACCTCGGGGCGCTCA includes the following:
- a CDS encoding ExeA family protein; translated protein: MYQKHFALTAFPFDVTPEPDALFASSSLAEAEARLKHLLELRGIGLVTGEAGSGKTTVCRKVAAELHPGLYRVFYVPLSTGNVMDMYKSVAWELGLPTERNRAAAFRVIRTEISRLTLEARQCPVLIVDEAHHLRNDVLEDLRLLTNYRMDAENRLCLLLVGLTELRRRLAMAVHESLAQRVVVRHHLSGLTREEVPGYLTHRLRLAGCELEVFEPAAVEALFQATQGMPRKLNRLAHYALISAASEKARTVSIDHVQLAREEVGP
- a CDS encoding DDE-type integrase/transposase/recombinase, producing the protein MTDCDSDAERRQQIALFRHQVIGELVHFPEGHKGLYALIEQKAARDYVIPGSQRTRVAAETIRDWLKAYRRGGFDALLPKPRADRGQSRRLPAEVVETLLAIKEANPKLSVQLVIRAARERPEVPEALPLPPSTVHRLLARHGLMEPPKETPVDQDRRRFAFAQAGELWMSDVMHGPSVVVGGRVKRKTYLIAFIDDATRVIPHAAFALSENTRAFLPVLKTAVAKRGLPARLYVDNGANYRSQQLALVCAKLGIALIHARPYRPQGKGKIERWFKTVRAQLLTRLTSEDTASLEALNRRLATWVEGEYHLSPHRALEGLTPLERWAQSAEALRYPEPSLDLADVFLFEAQRKVQKDRTVSLNGVVYEVDALLVGETVTLRFDPEAPPERGVQVCHHGKRIEVARPVQTYANCFVRRERPSSTLHSDTPAAEPAPSALRLRELPDDGEVR